The Mytilus edulis chromosome 5, xbMytEdul2.2, whole genome shotgun sequence genomic interval TTTGTATATCATGTATGTCAtcccatggaagtaatattacttccatggtcatCCCAACATGCGACTTATCATTCATGAGTTGGTAAGAGCGACTCAAAAGATGTCACTATCAAAGCAGGAACTTTTCACCCTTCCGGAGTATCTGAGTTCAAGTTTGTTTGGTGTGGTTCTAATTTTTGGTTTTCTGAATGTGTTTAAATTTTGTGGAAAGACTCTCTACTGTATATCTGTCGTAAAAGGCGACGGATTTGAGtaatgtccatttggtatcttctTACTTGAATAAGAGTCAACAAGTTTATATTACcaattattttattctttaacaaTTAAGATAATGAAATATGTCATAAAATTAAcaaagtttacaaaaatatatgtaacaaATATATCATGTTATTTTTCTAAAGTCAAATGAGAGGAAATAAAGGAAAGATATAGGAAAATATAAGCAAAGTATAGTGTGAAAATagaaagaataaaatatatacatttacatcAGAAGAATAGATGAGAAGAAAAATGTCAGAAGAATAATTAGGATGACTGAAATTTCTACAttgttagaaaaaaaacatatacatttctAATTTACACATGTTGCGTAGAAGTGCACATAAATAGTCTACAAAAGACAATAAAatagatatagaaaaaaatacatgtatgtatatacaaCGAAATAATTTTGGCACTATTATTATAATTAGTTTGTATACGTCATTCAACCATTGCACTCTGAGGAGACGACATTTCCTCAATATCCATGAGCGGGGACTCCTGTCCAAAGTTGTCGTGCTTGTGCATGTTCATCCAACATAAATTGTCCGtataattttagattttcattaGAACGTGAAGAAACCGGTGTGAAGCCTGGAACCATTCCGGTGAAAATTGGATTCAGAGAAGTGATTGGTGACAACGCTGCTGTCACGTGTGATGGCGTCGTAAAGAATTGAGCAGACGAAAATGGTGGTGATCTATCGAAATGAGGAGACGTCAATGATGATGCCCTTCTAAAGTCATTCGAAGTTAGATTTTTGCTGTAGCACTTTGGTGTAGATTCTGTCAAACGAGATATACTGAAATTTGTCAAGAGTTGTTGTTCATGCGAACACCCGGAGCAACGCCCAGTGAAACTCTGTTTGTCTGTTACTGTGAAGGTTTTTCCACATTTTAAGCATTCATCTTGGCTGTCATCTACAAGAAAAATGGATAAGATAGTAAGTACAATAATTCTAAGCTTCTAAAATTAGACAAGAACAATAATACTGGTTCAATTTTCTAAATCGTTATAATTCATGTTAGTTTTggtgactttaaaaaaaaacccaacctcattataaaagaagatgtggtataatttccaaatATACATCTTTCCTTCAGAGATCAAATGATGTAAATATTTACAACTAAAGTTTACGTAAGGCTTTCAACAACAGGAAAAACCATATTCTCTATAATTATAGGCAAACATGGTTGCTGTTGTATTAAAGACATTCAAAGCTATAAAACTTAGAGCATATTATCATAAATTGTACGTCAGACTGTGTTATCTTTATCTATATTATACTTACTTTCATGTGTTTTCATGTGAGTCCTGAGGTTACATTGAAGAGCAAACTTCTTCCCACAAACTAAACATTCATGAGGCTTGTCACCTACAATAAGTATTGAAAGTTAGCATAAATAACAGTCGAAGGTAAATCATATAGAAGTCTAATAAACCGAGTTGAGGAGAAGACTAGATACCAAAAAAATCTGTTAATTTGTAAGAATCTGTTTTTTATGCGACGTTCCTTTATATTCTTAATTGGTATAATTCTATTTACATTATGCTATCtagttttattatatttcatatatgtttaaattttattttcaataatgcgTTCGAATATCATCTATATTCTATAGCACATGTTTATAAGATATTTAGTTCTGTGGTTTCTTTCCTTAGACTAAAGATGCggcattttttaaattattaaaaagaagatgtggtattattgccaatgagacaaatctccaccagagaccaaattatatagaagttaacaactgGAGGccaccgaacggccttcaacattgagcaaaatcaatatgtatattttatatgtagcTGAAATAAGTTTTTGTACCTGTATGTAGCAATAAATGATTTTTAAGGTTGGTCTGTTTACTGAATCCTCTATTGCAGATTTCACATTTGTATGGCCAGGATCCGCTGTGGACGTACATATGACTTCGTAAATCTCCGGGGGTCGGGAACGACTTGGAACACATGTTACATTTGTGTGGCTTTTCCTGCAATAATATAAATTTACTATGTTACTATATATAAATACTTCATTAAATTACTATATAAATCCTTTGTTATATTGTGATAAAAATATGTGCAGACGTAAAAGTATACAAAGATAGCATTGGTTTGATATTAAGCTAGCATTAAACACTTAATGTTCTGAACTTCGAACAATATCACACAATTGTATGTTCTGACGTCTGACAATCATTTAGGGATTTGCCTTCCTctgataattttgaaaaaaaactaccgACGTCAGAGCAATCTCGGACTAGATAGACCCATTTGATGTATACTGCTTATAGACATACTGACCGATTAAATATTTATAGACACTGCAACTTCCGTAAAAGCAGGATGTAGTCAGTGTCAGAATATACAAATGTTATTCTATTTTTGAAGATATGTTAATATACATTTAGTTATTTTGATTACATGCATCTATAATTATGGCCCAACTCTTTAATTGTTAAATAGAGGTGAAATAGTTACACGCAATTAATAATGGAATATTCACACGCAACAGTTATACAAAAGACTATGGAAATGTCTACGCAATTGTTACAAGAAGAACATTGAACTTTACCTTATTGTGGGTCATTCTGTGATAGTAAAGGTTAGATGATGCTGTGAATCGTTTGCCGCACACTTTACACTGGTGTGGCTTTTCTCCACTGTGGATCCGACGGTGGGTGTTCAGAGAGGAAGAAGTCGAGAATGCTTTGCCACAAACATCACAGGCATGGGGTTTCTCACCTGAAATCAGAAATAacttttataaaactaaaatgtaacaATACATATTATTATGCTTCACGTTAAATAACgtgttttgattggttaatatacGACGATGATATTCTACTTTATGTCTTGATATGTAATGTATACTGCAATATTGATCTTTAAGgttttaatcaaatataaaaaaaataggtggcgtaaaatataaaaatgcatgcttcATCTCTATAGATGGTTTCTTTACAGTATGAGATCAGCGTTAATCGGAAATAAgaaacatgtcacaaaagtattTAAGTTGATAACAAAAAATAGTACCTGTGTGGGTGCGCATATGTCTTTTCAACAAAGATGGACGGTCGAATCGTTTGCCACAGACTTCACATGGTAGCCACGTTCTTTCTCTATTCCGCCTGACTGGTTTCTCCGTGAAGTCTGGGCTACTGCTGGTTATGTCGGATTCAGTAGAGTCTGTTGGTTTACTGGATATTATCCCACTGCTGTTGTGACTAGAAGCGGATATGTCCTTGCTGGAATTTAGACTACTCTCATGACTAGAGCTGGGGATTTCTGTACTTTCTGATTTTACATGTTCATCTTGGTCTTCACCACAACTTGTTATATCGCTCAAACTGGAACGACAGTCATCCTCTCGAGACAACTCTAAGGAAGAGTTACTGTTCAGAACCGGTGACGTCTCATTCTCAATCTTCATACCTACAAGTAGtgataagaaaattattttaatatccaaataaagtacattttgttAGAGCTTTTAAAAAAGAGCTTCAGAAAAACTGCAAAATTCCTATCCTTAATATTTTAAGAGAACATTTCGTGGAGAGTTTtcgtattggcaatcataccatatcttcttcggtacttatacatctttggatttcaTATGTTTGGCTTAGAGCGTTCATGGCGAAGgtatatccagaaaagcgcttcggacgcaagaaattattaaacgtgttgttttcaattttttcttatttctAGATATAATTATTGGCACTCATTAAAAATCTGTTAATAATCatttcttaatgttttttttttttttttttttttatctatataggaATATACTTACTACTTTCCATACACTCGTCTGCGTCTCCGACAACGTCAATTTCTTCTATGGTGTCGTCTGCCACCTCAGACTGGATGTTCACGTGATCAAAGAAGACGACGATTTCATCGTTTGGTTTGACTGGACGGATAGTTTGATAAATAGGCTGGTCCTTCACAATAGCAGCAATGAAGTTTACATCGTTTATGTTTCCAGAAGATTTGCTGAACCGGATCCAATTACAATGCCGTACCTTTCTGTTTTCAACATCACAGATTTCATCATAGCAACCAAATTTGTAACGAATCTGTAAAAAATAGAATGGGAAAATTTACTTAAGGTTTGACTGCAGTGCTatataaaatgtaagttgtaaACTTTTAGGGGTCGTTTAGCGACTTTTGGATATTTCTTAACTTgttcttgatttttttctgttatttttcttATGATATAACTTTTTATTTCGTTTTTCAGTTCAATTCTAATTTAGCGTTTTGGAGTGGTTTAATAaaaattttcctttcttttttttgtCCATATGTTTGCATGCAAATATTTATGCTTGTTAAATGGAACTTTTCAGGTTTAGTTACCACAACTACAGCTGTCCatatcaaattgtaaaataaGTTATTGCAATACATCACTGATATGCAGTAACCAAAgtctttatacattttattttaatggtCAATTTGTCCAAACGTAGTAATCAATTACTGTTGTTATCTGAAGGCAATTTACCAATCGTCTTCAGCACTTGTTCTGTCGATTCGCCACGCGCCATTTGACAGACGACTGCACTTTCGCGTGCGTCTTGTCAACGTACCAATTAGAACAGGTTGTCGTTTCATTCATTGGATCAAATCAAATATCAGAACAAGATAATTTTATGCAATTGTTGTAATATCTTTTTACTTTAAAACCCTTTATTGTTTAAAGCAGGGATTAAGGTTCGGAGCAGACACTTCTGTGTACTTCAACAGAGATGAAGAcacaaattctaaaatatttattgtactttaataCCAATTCAGAAgacacaaattctaaaatgtttATTGTACTTTAATACCAATTCAACTTTCCATTAAAATCAATGGTTCGAATCTAACGCTCAGTATTGAACAGAAATGCTATTTTCAATGACCACAATGCAATTACCGTGCGGAATCACGCGGCGTGTTACGTCATTGTCCTTGGTcaataaaaagtatttttctgGTTGattagttttgaaattttattaattttcacacCAAAAGTCTTATTTCATCAATGTCCCTTTACCAAAACATGTGAAAAGAAAGTTTTATCGAAAGAAAAACAGTTTATCGTCGCCGTTATCTTTAGCGCGTGTTAGTTGCAAAGTATTGCgtcatgtgtgtttgtttatcttCTATATCATGTATTACTCATTAATGATTATTACACTTCAAAACCTCAAATGTTTATCCATGTAATACGACCTGTTAACAACCGATCTGGATTTATTTGAGGCTGTTCTGGGAAAGTCGTCAAAACTTGAatccataaaatatttgccactggacgtgaAACATATTGAACAAAATGGAAACGTTCCCTATATTTACGTATTTAAACATGCGACCAGAAGCTTTTATAATTTGAGATATGGACTTAAGATGTCCCTGTAAAAAAATTTActcacaaatatatataaaaatatgtcgtatgagtgcaaatgagacaactctccatccaagtcgcaatttgtGTAAAAGTAAACGATCTTAGGTCAAAATATGGCCTCAAACAAGAAACCTttgctcataccgaacagcaagctataaagtgtccCATAAAATGAGgttgttttatctttaaaaacGTAGATATTCAATGTAATTTTGCCATCTGCAAACCTTAGTCtttgttgtatattttgtatacagGGTTTCTGAACATtccaaatagtttttttttaattaacttaaagggaaacttcgcataaaaatcaaaaattgatattatgttcattctgtataaatatgctcaaattcatagatattaaagttttattccgctagataagcgatcaccatcgattttaaatttagagtatcaattctctgcgttcggccattttgtctGTCTTTCTCCATTAAtaacaacgatatgtctataaaccacaaaggaacaaaacgacagtaaccgatgtagtcgtaattgcgtgtcgatatcttttcactcgtacggttgttttatccgactaactagcttgatacggaaaatattcttattttttttaattaccatggtctgttgtttttaaactgttaatattggaattaggtaaaaagtcaaagttgaaatcataaataagtgttccgtgaaaattgttttcgaaaatctaatttgttcataattctttaaagtaataaacttttttcaaataaattctgatcttccctcatctgttCACAatcatggctaaaggtattacttccaaaggtattgtgaggggtgtgaggtgacacgtccaggtattcaagcgatttccttcgggcttgcaagttcatgcatcgtttcacttctgcaggtattgatcagtgtacacggccgataacttataactttctaTTTTGAACTATCAGACGTATAATATACAAGTCTGTCTtgcttgtcattactaaactcatacgcttgtttatagaatgaaattcaaaacagtgtggctgtggccattgattgacacattaaattcattcattgactgggacaatttaggtgaacgtttgtatgtaaagaccactgctcactatgtactttttaaagacacttaaactatggggtcaccaaaggttctcaacaccttaataaagtaattcgaaaaataatcagaaataacacgatgttttgatttatatcaattactagtatataaatcaaaacataaaggttattacTGATtgatttttcgaattattttataattaaaggcgttaagaaacctttggtgaccccacagtttaaatgtctatcgtaggtacttcgtgaacagtggtcgttacagacaaacgttcacgtaaattgtcccagtcaattgatgaatttaatgtgtcaatcaatggccacagccacactgttttgaatttcattctaaataacatttctggtgtaaagaatattattcataaaaatataaataataccccaaaaaataagatttgatgaaattaaaatctatttaaatatttttccaagggtgaatttggaaaaatgtaatatatactcgttgtcaatagtgaaggacagagtggaacataccagaaatattgatttaaaaaatgaacgcacttgtcgacgattcgtttatacgactgggtagaaagttacggaactatagcgcaatttaaaatatatacatgtatacattgaacataagaaaaaaatatatattttgaataaatgggggtaaaagttttgtaaatagactagtccacgtatgccaacagtatgtaatcatcgaatgtcgatagactattgtataccagaagaagaagaagaagaagaagaagagaaccaatttgatttaaatacaggtcgatgtataacttgctttggttcatcgaagttgtggacatagtaaaatcacagatttatatttcaataagattgttctcgaacaaaggaaggaattcgtcatcacaattgttatatatgccactggacggacactaattataaaaataaattgcttgtccgctaaataggggtattcttgtcagataaaagacttttagttatattaaaaaaatagggaaatatgacattaaattggttctgtcttttttttaaagatcgttaaaaagatgtgtgtctaaggtgaacgccacaagaaccctgtaatactagtacgagagtatagcatgtaaacattccttctcaataatatggttgtattggaaatcttttcatacagattgacaactcatggtccgatatgcatgtaatatttgccacatgacgcccatagttctttctaccatcatcatcttattctttaaTATTGCTGttaacatcgatggttcacacccaaacaaaatgggagtgatgtaccttcagagcttctccgtgttataacTTGTGAATCTTAATATATAGATGAAATTtcggtattgaaatgaatctacatctcacaaacaggatgtttaaataacgattttgagtaatcccCTAACGAACCAATATAAACATATCAAGATATAACCATGattgaaggaatttagtttttgtctgacgcaagaactcatcactatcataagcgtatacgtatatatgcatgcagtttcaaatatcaagaacaagcggtcgatgtcgatagtccgttttctaactgtccagagttagacatgtcacttgttcattcttggaagccttcgtATTCCCCGTCCAACGATTGGAACTCTTTCTGGTTGTGTTGACTATATATGCTTGTATGGttattctgtcgtttatctgtacaactggttgcatttcctctcctttcccaacaaacaaactaaagaaacgctactagtctgctttctctggagctcatcctcaatggcgcttatacgtcattcaggaaacttacatgtatactaataatgattgtttcaagagcAACGATGTAGGGACGAACTATTCTAatttcgtcaatatcagttatgcatgactaaaacataagttttattacaacaaCTGTATTTGGTCTCGAATGTATATGTTaactaattaatgtgtttttatagactagctcaaatcctcatccaaataatataatctatatgTAATAATCGTTTCCTACCACACCGAGATTTAATGCCAAGCGGTAGACATATTTTAGGTACTAATTAAGAAATTAAATGAACAATATTAttgataacaataattaatcattaatgtgcaaagattaaaaaacaacagtagtttttctttatttgtaagTATAATATttcgcttcggtagagttatcttcaaatagtttcagatattaattaatacatgggtttcaaaagtctaaatgtaagtattctcgtacatttttttgcctaataaaggcaatcaaaatgctttggtaaagctatttctaatttctaagttccTCTTTTTTAtaagacataaatcaaggacaagaggtgtatatcatttcattctgacacctgaattaagtttcccgtctttaaccgaaaattgtttatttcttagtaaattaatttatttgaattcaaataaataatagcaccaaatataattaaataattccacggcgatctattatcatttgtcaccaacttgaatatgtatcttaaatgtgtgtattaaatgctcccttgttttataatccactgatccgaatagacagtcacacctggcaaggtgtgccctagaggcgtggttaacattataccgaagtgcaaataacaatttacctttcaacaagccatctacgagttttgccacagaaccgtgaatacacacatcgtataaacctagtagTCATAGCAGAGacagtaaaaggtcaataagagtacaccaacatattgtctttacagattattgtactttaatttgttcaccttatcagtccgaaaatgcattaattaaataaatttataacattttgtgttgtctaaaaaattaatttgaatatatacgtttaacgtAGAAAATTTATCGCATGAATAtgtacaattgcacgtctgtgcgttttatcttcttattatcggctggttattagataaagcagaAGTCATCgacgcgcttacgattacgttaaaatatgattaaaaaccaagacttttaatgattgtattttaaatcccggcatgcaaaaaccaggagaaaacgtcacgacctacaggaagttgttaatattttttcattgattattgaatttctcctttattactgcaattatagcgataaaactttgtgaatatatatattatgtcataatgaacatatttaaaccataagtaaaaaatcgcgaattttccctttaaagtACTTAGAAATGGGTGCTAAACTTTCAGTATTATAAAGTCGGTTTTCAATTTCGATGATATAAAACGTTTTTACTCAAAA includes:
- the LOC139524538 gene encoding zinc finger protein ZFP2-like, with amino-acid sequence MDSCVLIPEEFSLVLTLHPNPKNILEMSVAVWSNTFIPAGTIFRPDEGVFKLDKIEVFSKLPATDIRYKFGCYDEICDVENRKVRHCNWIRFSKSSGNINDVNFIAAIVKDQPIYQTIRPVKPNDEIVVFFDHVNIQSEVADDTIEEIDVVGDADECMESSMKIENETSPVLNSNSSLELSREDDCRSSLSDITSCGEDQDEHVKSESTEIPSSSHESSLNSSKDISASSHNSSGIISSKPTDSTESDITSSSPDFTEKPVRRNRERTWLPCEVCGKRFDRPSLLKRHMRTHTGEKPHACDVCGKAFSTSSSLNTHRRIHSGEKPHQCKVCGKRFTASSNLYYHRMTHNKEKPHKCNMCSKSFPTPGDLRSHMYVHSGSWPYKCEICNRGFSKQTNLKNHLLLHTGDKPHECLVCGKKFALQCNLRTHMKTHENDSQDECLKCGKTFTVTDKQSFTGRCSGCSHEQQLLTNFSISRLTESTPKCYSKNLTSNDFRRASSLTSPHFDRSPPFSSAQFFTTPSHVTAALSPITSLNPIFTGMVPGFTPVSSRSNENLKLYGQFMLDEHAQARQLWTGVPAHGY